A window of Cytophagia bacterium CHB2 contains these coding sequences:
- a CDS encoding HEAT repeat domain-containing protein: MLVIRRLLFLSTLLLFSACGNSDYDEAKQLYERSRESDPSVTVEFADPLGRAIELLEGFLSRNHEDPAATLLLWRCYSRTGNPRATAMRESMLTMPEARREIMPDESRREHDDYMRAQMVDLLGGMAAPTETKFFVALMENDPATGVQQASVKVLAQLRNQQALPPLLKKLTNGDDLVRAAVARALSAYPRSDVTDALYLRIADNRENPEVRGNAGLSIAEIGGLNPGLWHDISPKFQQLLADPGKSLSTRLLAAMILAKRGSASGRDLAMKNADIEDAFTRGLAIVTLGLTGNEKALPAIVVAAQNSNWKLRYQAAEALGDLADPKGLPALYKAKDDPNEFVRQAARAAIEKIKGKAGPRK; this comes from the coding sequence ATGCTTGTGATACGACGCCTGCTTTTTTTATCGACTCTTCTCTTATTCTCCGCTTGCGGCAACAGCGACTATGACGAGGCGAAACAGCTTTATGAACGTTCGCGGGAATCCGATCCCTCCGTGACCGTGGAATTTGCCGATCCGTTGGGCCGCGCCATCGAGCTGCTCGAAGGTTTTCTGTCACGCAACCACGAGGACCCGGCTGCCACGTTGCTGCTGTGGCGCTGCTATTCCCGCACCGGCAACCCGCGCGCCACCGCGATGCGCGAAAGCATGCTCACCATGCCCGAAGCCAGGCGCGAGATTATGCCGGATGAAAGCCGGCGCGAGCATGACGACTACATGCGCGCGCAAATGGTCGATCTGCTCGGCGGCATGGCAGCGCCCACCGAAACCAAATTTTTTGTTGCTCTCATGGAGAACGATCCGGCCACCGGCGTGCAACAAGCAAGCGTCAAGGTTCTGGCGCAATTGCGCAATCAACAAGCGCTGCCGCCGCTGCTCAAAAAGTTGACCAACGGCGACGACTTGGTGCGTGCCGCGGTGGCGCGTGCGCTCTCCGCTTATCCGCGCTCGGATGTTACTGACGCGCTGTATCTACGCATCGCCGACAACCGTGAAAATCCCGAGGTGCGCGGCAATGCCGGCTTGTCAATCGCCGAAATCGGCGGACTCAATCCCGGTTTATGGCATGACATCTCGCCCAAGTTTCAGCAACTGTTGGCGGACCCGGGCAAATCGCTGTCCACCCGCCTGCTGGCTGCGATGATTCTGGCGAAACGCGGCAGTGCCAGCGGCCGCGATCTTGCGATGAAAAACGCCGATATTGAAGATGCGTTTACACGCGGCCTGGCAATTGTCACGCTGGGATTGACCGGCAACGAAAAAGCGCTGCCCGCCATCGTGGTTGCCGCACAAAACAGCAATTGGAAACTGCGCTATCAAGCCGCAGAAGCACTCGGTGATTTGGCCGATCCGAAGGGGTTGCCCGCTCTCTACAAGGCGAAAGACGACCCCAATGAATTCGTGCGGCAGGCGGCGCGCGCTGCAATTGAGAAAATCAAAGGCAAGGCCGGCCCGCGAAAATAA